The Phocoena sinus isolate mPhoSin1 chromosome 8, mPhoSin1.pri, whole genome shotgun sequence nucleotide sequence CTAAGTCCAGCCCTGCCTCTAACTCCCTGGGACACCAGGGACACTGGGCAAATTCCTCcactcttcagtttcctcatctgaagatggtgggtggggagaggctgaTCTCAAAATTCCTCTCGACCTGCACGTTCACAGGTTCTATGACAGGGGCCCTGCAGGTGACCTGGTGTTGGGGGCTCACACACCTTCGAGGAGAAACCTTACAAAATGGTTCTGCAAACACCAACAAGCACACGGTACTGATTTACAGGATTTCCCTGGGTTCGTCCTCCAACCACCCCCattcttatcttcattttactgataggaaaccaaggctcagggagATTACATAACTGGCTCACAATCCTCCTCCAGGATTTTGCACACTGAAGGCAAAGATGAAATAAGAACCTAGGCTCCTGCCACTAGCAGTCCAGAGGTCTTTCCCTGACACCAGCCATCCCTAAGGGCTGGTGTCCATTCTCACCTGTGTGGGATCCAAGATCAATATGAACAATGCTGGGACTTCcttggaggtgcagtggttaagaatccacctgccgacctaagtgtccacggacaggtgaatggataaggaagatgtggcacatatatataatggaatattgctcagccataaaaagaaacgaaattgagttatttgtagtgatgtggatggatctagagtccatcctacagagtgaagtatgtcagaaagagaaaaacaaataccatatgctaacacatatatatggaatctaaaaaaaaaagaaaatggttttgaagaacctagggtgaggacaggaataaagacacagacatagagaatggacttgaggacacagggagggggaagggtaagctgggatgaagtgagagaatggcactgacatatatacactaccaaatgtaaaacagacagctagcgggaagcagccacatagcacagggagatcagctaggtgctttgtgtccacctagaggggtgaggtagggaaggtgagagggagacacaagacggaggggctatggggatatatgtgtacgtatagctgactcactttgttatacagcagaaactaacacaccattgtaaatcaattatactccaataaagatgttaaaaataaattaaattaaaagaaaaaaaaaaagaatccgcctgccaatgcaggggacatgggtttgagccctggtccaggaagatcccacattccgcagagcgACTAActcagtgtgccacaactactgagcccgcgcaccacaactactgaagcctgtgcgcctagagcccgtgctccacaacaagagaagccaccacaatgagaagcccatacaccacaacgaagagtagccccgctcgctgcaactagagaaagcccgtgtgcagcaacgaagacccaatgcagccaaaaattaattaaaaatattaacaatgcaAAGATCTATGTATCCCATTTAAGCAACTGTCCTTTATTCTGAGGTTATgctcttttgggtttttttttttgaatttctgaattttattttatttctttttttatacagcacgttcttattagttatccattttatacatactagtgtatatatgtcaatcccaatctcccagttcatcccaccagaTGGGAAGGTTTGGGCCAGGTGGGGCGCAGCGGTGGGTAAGATTTTTaacatgacaaaataaaaattggcaGCTCTGTGTTGGTCTTTAGAATTTGTTTGGAAACGTTAGAGGTCTCTGACATCTCAGAGTCTGGGAGCCACTGAGCGCTGTCCTGTCTCTCTCCCCAGGCAGCATCCTAGCACAGGGCTCCCTTTGCTTTTGGATCTGGGAGGTCTGCAAGGGCCTGGAGAGGGCGGACGACGAGGAGATGCGACAGCACTGGTGGGAGCACCGTCTAATGCCTTtgtgggggggggcagggtggaggtgAGACAATCTCCCTGGAATGCGAGGGGACAGCGGGGGAGGACACCGCCTGAGTGGAGAAGTCCCAGCCATCGCTGGCAGCTcatgtgtttttcttccttcctcccattcaCCTACTGCACTGGCACAATGGACAATGGCCGGCACACAGCCCCGACCGAGGAGAAGGGGCCGGGTGCAGCTGACCCAGACTCTGGGGACCCGCAAGCCTGcacccactccctcccacccctgcctgaACCCTTGATCCCTGGCCCTGCAGCCCTCACAGTTTCCTGTTTGCCTGCTCTATTTGCCCGGCCCCAGGGACAGAGCTGATCCTTGAACTCTGAGTTCCACATTGTCAGGACCAGTGAGCGGTGGCAAGGCCTGGGCTGGCCTTATCAGCCTCCCACAGCCCATCCCCTGCCTGGTCACATAAATAGGCTGGGGGAGAGCCGGCTGTTCAGAGACTGCTGGCCATTGAGGTAAGTGCTGCAACCTGCTTCCCCCAGCTCTAGGCAtttgaggctcaggctttgggaTCCTGGTTCCAACCTCTGCCCCATGCTGGGGCTCTGGACACCTGGCCCTCTCCTACCCtgtgccccgccccctcctcccgggCTACAGTGAGATGGGGCGCGCGGGCTCCTTCAAGCCCCACTCAGCCGGGCCCGTCTTCTCCTCCAGGTCACCCACGTCCCTTCAGGATGAAGGCCGTGCTGCTGACCTTGGCTGTGCTCTTCCTCACCGGTAGGTGCCCCCAACCTAGGGAGCTGACCATCGGGGGGCGGCTTCTCTCCGAACCGCTGTGGTCCACCCTCCTGGGCACGGGGAGCAGAatttctccctcacccccttctcCCCTACCTAGCATTTCAGCTCAGATCCCGGTCCAGAGCCTGACCTGGGTCTCCCCTCTCACCTCCAGGGAGCCAGGCTCGGCATTTCTGGCAGCAAGATGACCCCCAGTCATCCTGGGATCGGGTGAAGGATTTTGCCACCGTGTACGTGGATGCAATCAAAGACAGTGGCAGAGACTATGTGGCTCAATTTGAAGCCTCCGCTTTGGGAAAACAGCTCAAGTAAGGACCCAgcctgggggcctggggcaggggtagggggtgccggtgctgggggtggggaggcctgtGGGAAGAAGCAGCCAGACTGGCCGAATCCCCACCTGCTATTTGATGGGCCCCATAGAAGACCTGGATGGAAGACAGAAGTGGGATCCCCACGCAGGGTCACAGCCCCCTAGCAGGGGGCAGACCCGTGCTGCCGGGTCAGTATTCATGGCACCGCGCTCTGCCTGCAGGTGCAACAAGCCCCTTCCTCTTCCTAACTCCCTTCTTAACTCCCTCCTCGGCTCCGGCCAGCAACAGGATGGCTGTCTTCAGAGAGGAGAATGGGCTGGAAGGGTGGAGACTAGGTCCTTAAAAGGCCCGGCTTCGGGGACAGACAGGACTGGGTACCAAAACCAGCTCTGTCTCTTTCTATCTCCTCTGTCCATCTGGTCAGTGGGATGCAGTGGGAGTGGGGGGCGTGAGGGGGGGGAGATCATGGATGGGAGAAGCCAGGCTGAGGGTCTGCCCCCAGCTACCGCACCTTCAGGGACAGGTGTGTCCAGGTGTCACCCCAGGTAAGCGGGGGCGCTGGGCTGCAGCTCCGGGGGGCACCGGGGTGTCTGCGAGGCCTGCCCTAAGCCCTCCTCTCTCTACCCCCTCAGCCTGAAACTCCTGGACAACTGGGACAGCCTGACCAGCGCGTTTGCCAAAGTGCGCGAACAGCTGGGCCCGGTGACCCAGGAGTTCTGGGACAACCTGGAAAAGGAGACAGAGTCGCTGAGGCAGGAGAtgaacaaggacctggaagagaTAAAGCAGAAGGTGCAGCCCTACCTGGACGAATTCCAGAAGAAGTGGCAGGAGGAGCTGCAGATCTACCGCCAGAAGGTGGCGCCGCTGGGCGAGGAGTTGCGCGAGGGCGCGCGCCAGAAGGTGCAGGAGCTGCAGGACAAGCTGACCCCGCTGGCCGAGGAGATGCGCGATCGCGCGCGCGCCCACGTGGAGACCCTGCGGCAGCAGCTGGCGCCCTACAGCGACGACCTGCGCCAGCGCATGGCCGCCCGCTTCGAGATGCTCAAGGAGGGCGGCGGCAGCCTGGCCGAGTACCACGCCAAGGCCAGCGAGCAGCTGAGAGCGCTGGGCGAGAAGGCCAAGCCCGCGCTGGAGGACCTCCGCCAGGGCCTAATGCCCGTGCTGGAGAGCCTCAAGGTCAGCATCCTGGCCGCCGTCGACGAGGCCTCCAAGAAGCTGAATGCCCAATGAGATGCCTTAGGCTCCCCTCGCCATCAGTTTCAGTTTCTTAGAATAAACATTTTCGGAGCGGGAAGGGTGTgatgggttgtatgttttttgaAGCTTCGATGatgatttttaaacaataaagagTTCTCCAAAAGCCAAGAAATTCTCTTTGGGGAGAATGAGgttggggcgggtggggggagtGACGCTGGAGGGGACTCCAGGCAGGTGTGGCCAGAGGGCAGGGACACCTGTTGATTTCCCAGTGGAGTCATCAGCTCGGAACTGAGGCCTCTCAGGGCCTTAATGCTCGAAGACCTGCTTGGCCGGGGGGCTCAAGAGTGGggacagaaaggaaataatagaggACCAGGCATAGTGACAGATAATCCAACGCAGGTGCCCTGAAAGGGCCTCAGGCAAGAAGTAGTGGCTTTGCTGGGAGGAGTAGGTTCCCTGTCCCCAGCGTTTCCCATGGGCAGAGGACAGgagcctcccccagccctcctacTCTAGGGCAGGTGAGGCCGACGGACCGCAACGAGCCACTGGAACTTGAAGGATTTGGGCAGGTTCAAATGAAGGGCTTGACACTCGCTCCTTCATCCTTTATTAATGCAAAAAATACTTTAACAAACacatcccttttcctttttcacaagGGCCTCGTGCCATTCCTCACACTCCCACCCTGCCTGGAAATAGCTGCTGTTTCCTCGGGCTCAGCTGTGCCAGCCCCATCCTTGGGGCTCCAGCCCTGCCAGCCCCTCTTTTTCTGGCCTGAGTCAGAAAAATAGTCAGCACCTCTTGCAGGTAACTAGCACATTTTAATCCCCAAAGTGTTTTCATATCCATCATCTTACTGCATCCTTCCCCAGATCCTGGGGAGACTGCCATGAAATCGATGGTATGGATGCAGAAGCTGGAGCTTGGAGATGTGAAGTCACTTCCGGGGTTGAAGAGCAGGGTGGTCTAGATTGCCCCTTTCAGACCTACGTGCTCCTGAGCATCCATGATTATtaaaaaaccaataaataaatttgtgGCCAGGCATTCAAGTTCATATGGACTTGAGTGTTTACAGCCGGCCCCTCTTCACACTCAGGTATGCACACCCCCATGTGCATGCTTGTGGCTTCACAGACCTGCAAAGATCTGGGCAGTGCATTCGTGgagccttcccttccctctccgcTCAGGGCCTTTTGCCCTGGTGCTGGGAAATCTACCCCTCCTCTACCTCCAGTGTATCTTAACAGCTCTCGGATAAAGGAGTGGGCTTTTTTTTAGTTCCTAACCATCCTGAGCTACAATAGGCGTCAAGCCCAGATTTGGGTGAGAACAATTTCCAGGTGTGGGTGCTGGGACCCCTGGCCAAGTTGGGCCCAAAGAGAAGCCCAGGTGGACTTCCAAAGAGAGAGCAGACGTCTCCAAGTGGTGCTGGATGTCCTGACACCACCAAGATATGTCAAGGAGCCTTTGACACCTGGCATGGGAGTAACGAAGCCTTTTTCTGTGTCAGCTGAGCAGAATGTGGACAGCTGTCCTGGGCTTGAGGTCCAGCTCTGCCGTTTGCTGACTCAGTGACATTGGGCACGTGccttcacctttctgagcctgaGTCTTGTCATTGgaagagtggggggggggggctgctcAAGTAGTCTGTAGTTCTGGAACTCTCTGACGTGAACATCTGTTGGGGACTGGGGACACAAGGGGCGCAGCCTGTGTTGGGTGACCTTGGGTTCCTCCTTAGTTCCCAGGACACTGGGCCCCCCCACTCCAATCCTGGTCCCAAGGGGACAATCAGCTCAGCCTGTAGTGACAATGGCAGCCATTTACCAGGTGCCTCTGATGTCCCAGGTGCTGTGCACTGtctcttttccttcattcattctcaACAAACCTACAGTGGATGGGGTATCATtgtacccactttacagataagagaCTGAGGCTGGTATGAAGTGATAGAACCAAGACTAGAGCCCAGATGTATCTTACTTTAACTGCTACCCCCTCAGCTTCCTTCCCTCAAATGTGGTTGAGGGGC carries:
- the APOA1 gene encoding apolipoprotein A-I is translated as MKAVLLTLAVLFLTGSQARHFWQQDDPQSSWDRVKDFATVYVDAIKDSGRDYVAQFEASALGKQLNLKLLDNWDSLTSAFAKVREQLGPVTQEFWDNLEKETESLRQEMNKDLEEIKQKVQPYLDEFQKKWQEELQIYRQKVAPLGEELREGARQKVQELQDKLTPLAEEMRDRARAHVETLRQQLAPYSDDLRQRMAARFEMLKEGGGSLAEYHAKASEQLRALGEKAKPALEDLRQGLMPVLESLKVSILAAVDEASKKLNAQ